The following proteins come from a genomic window of Pyxidicoccus sp. MSG2:
- a CDS encoding neprosin family prolyl endopeptidase: MKKAKQTRRPEQRWLVRLGIVSVVGLGLVGCAGEEAEAAAAPESSSASFGLVERVRDGKELARMEKYLESLYDAKDVVHHFRSRGGDDIDCVPLHLQPALRQPGMENHRIQLAPSTLPSPDPTAIAADPASPGRDTRPTTLEAGLSGPGDVDAAGNMRRCPEGTVPIVKLKLETLKRFETLDEFRRKVPNHLAGRLPEDTGKPRGFEGIEPPRNGPTAQHQYAHAHQWVDNMGAESIFNVWNPYTELTSEFSLSQMWVVRGSGASLETVEAGWQKYRDLYGDDNSRLFIYFTPDNYGSGGCYNLSCGAFVQVNNTVPIGGAFSNYSTSGGTQYEFKLLWYKDGTAGAWWLKYGDIWVGYYPRTRFDTNGLANNAWSIDFGGEIIDNRNLNLHTSTDMGSGAYPASWFQYAAYQKNLLYVNTSNVYSDPSGLTAYRDDAYCYDISLGNDPGNWGRYFFFGGTGYNANCM; encoded by the coding sequence ATGAAGAAGGCGAAGCAGACCCGTCGTCCCGAGCAGCGCTGGCTGGTGCGGCTCGGAATCGTCTCGGTGGTGGGGCTGGGCCTCGTGGGCTGCGCCGGGGAAGAGGCGGAGGCCGCGGCTGCTCCGGAGTCCTCGTCCGCGAGCTTCGGGCTGGTGGAGCGCGTGCGCGACGGCAAGGAGCTGGCGCGGATGGAGAAGTACCTCGAGTCGCTCTACGACGCGAAGGACGTGGTGCACCACTTCCGGAGCCGGGGGGGCGACGACATCGACTGCGTCCCGTTGCACCTGCAGCCCGCGCTGCGGCAGCCCGGCATGGAGAACCACCGCATCCAGCTGGCGCCGAGCACCCTGCCGTCGCCGGACCCGACGGCCATCGCCGCGGACCCGGCGTCGCCCGGGCGCGACACGCGGCCCACGACGCTCGAGGCGGGCCTCTCCGGCCCCGGTGACGTGGACGCGGCGGGCAACATGCGCCGCTGCCCCGAGGGCACCGTGCCCATCGTCAAGCTCAAGCTGGAGACGCTGAAGCGCTTCGAGACACTGGACGAGTTCCGCCGCAAGGTGCCCAACCACCTCGCTGGCCGGCTCCCCGAGGACACCGGCAAGCCCCGCGGCTTCGAGGGCATCGAGCCGCCGCGCAACGGCCCCACCGCGCAGCACCAGTACGCCCACGCGCACCAGTGGGTGGACAACATGGGCGCCGAGAGCATCTTCAACGTCTGGAACCCGTACACCGAGCTGACCAGCGAGTTCAGCCTGTCTCAGATGTGGGTCGTCCGCGGCTCGGGCGCCTCGCTGGAGACGGTGGAGGCCGGCTGGCAGAAGTACCGGGACTTGTACGGCGACGACAACTCGCGCCTGTTCATCTACTTCACGCCGGACAACTACGGCAGCGGCGGTTGCTACAACCTGAGCTGCGGCGCGTTCGTCCAGGTCAACAACACCGTCCCCATCGGCGGGGCCTTCAGCAACTACAGCACCTCCGGCGGCACGCAGTACGAGTTCAAGCTGCTCTGGTACAAGGACGGCACCGCGGGCGCATGGTGGCTGAAGTACGGCGACATCTGGGTGGGCTACTACCCGCGCACCCGCTTCGACACCAACGGCCTGGCGAACAACGCCTGGTCCATCGACTTCGGTGGCGAAATCATCGACAACCGGAACCTCAACCTGCACACGTCCACGGACATGGGCAGCGGCGCGTATCCCGCCTCGTGGTTCCAGTACGCGGCCTACCAGAAGAACCTGCTCTACGTGAACACGAGCAACGTCTACTCGGACCCGTCCGGGCTCACCGCGTACCGCGACGACGCGTACTGCTACGACATCTCGCTGGGCAATGACCCGGGCAACTGGGGCCGCTACTTCTTCTTCGGCGGCACTGGCTACAACGCCAACTGCATGTAG